A stretch of Longimicrobium terrae DNA encodes these proteins:
- a CDS encoding FAD-dependent oxidoreductase — MNGSSFSAAVVGAGPAGLAAALRLRAAGASVTVYDAAPGAGGRACTHEVDGFRVDPAVQLVSASYTNFARVLRACGADGLLQRSPGRDALWRKGRAHEVVYGSTSSMLASGALPLALKLRMGAQYLPFLQRHAGSLDLCALERAAATGLDGESVAAWGARELGRDFVDLLAAPLLATLYGCAPDEASAGFYHALAREGMSLEVQALRGGIGGLGRAAAERLASLGAVLRFGEPVLDVQADETRAIVRTAAGEEVFGAVVVAVPAPAALEIAKFLTPTAVQALGMVRVRPAATLALLLDRPAGVRWFGLSYAGGESREAAAACVQENKVAGLVPPGKGLLTVFALPHAAERLDGADAGTAARMLLPDVARALPGIERRVQRAELYTWRDGWTVFGPGSLGRLPALRAAAWGSAARAVLAGDYLYAPTVEGAVTAGLDAADRIVARFPEIRGA, encoded by the coding sequence ATGAACGGCTCTTCTTTCTCCGCCGCGGTGGTCGGCGCCGGTCCCGCGGGGCTGGCCGCCGCCCTGCGCCTGCGCGCCGCCGGCGCCTCGGTCACGGTCTACGACGCCGCCCCGGGCGCGGGCGGGCGCGCCTGCACGCACGAGGTGGACGGGTTCCGGGTGGATCCGGCCGTCCAGCTGGTGAGCGCTTCCTACACCAACTTCGCCCGCGTCCTGCGCGCCTGCGGGGCCGACGGGCTGCTGCAGCGCTCGCCCGGGCGCGACGCGCTCTGGCGAAAGGGGCGTGCGCACGAGGTGGTGTACGGCTCCACGTCCAGCATGCTGGCGTCCGGCGCGCTTCCGCTCGCCCTCAAGCTGCGGATGGGCGCGCAGTACCTTCCGTTTCTGCAGCGCCACGCGGGTTCGCTGGACCTGTGCGCCCTGGAGCGCGCCGCGGCCACCGGACTGGACGGCGAATCGGTGGCGGCGTGGGGCGCGCGCGAGCTGGGCCGCGACTTCGTGGACCTGCTCGCCGCGCCGCTGCTGGCCACGCTGTACGGATGCGCGCCGGACGAGGCCAGCGCCGGCTTCTACCACGCGCTGGCCCGCGAAGGGATGAGCCTGGAGGTGCAGGCGCTGCGCGGCGGCATCGGCGGGCTGGGCCGGGCGGCGGCGGAGCGGCTGGCTTCCCTGGGCGCGGTGCTGCGTTTTGGCGAGCCGGTGCTGGACGTGCAGGCGGACGAAACGCGCGCGATCGTCCGGACGGCGGCGGGCGAAGAGGTGTTCGGCGCGGTGGTGGTCGCGGTGCCCGCGCCCGCGGCTCTGGAAATTGCTAAATTCTTGACACCCACCGCCGTGCAAGCGTTGGGCATGGTGCGGGTGAGGCCCGCGGCCACGCTGGCGCTGCTGCTGGACCGTCCGGCGGGGGTGCGGTGGTTCGGGCTGTCGTACGCGGGCGGGGAGTCGCGCGAGGCGGCGGCGGCCTGCGTGCAGGAGAACAAGGTGGCCGGACTGGTTCCACCCGGCAAGGGTCTGCTGACGGTGTTCGCGCTGCCCCATGCGGCGGAGCGGCTGGACGGCGCGGACGCCGGGACGGCCGCGCGCATGCTGCTTCCGGACGTGGCGCGCGCGCTGCCCGGGATCGAGCGGCGGGTGCAGCGGGCGGAGCTGTACACGTGGCGGGATGGATGGACGGTCTTCGGCCCGGGATCGCTCGGCCGGCTTCCCGCGCTGCGCGCCGCGGCGTGGGGTTCGGCGGCGCGCGCGGTGCTCGCGGGCGACTACCTGTACGCGCCCACGGTGGAGGGCGCGGTGACGGCCGGGCTGGACGCAGCGGACCGCATCGTCGCGCGCTTCCCGGAGATCAGGGGCGCCTGA
- a CDS encoding TldD/PmbA family protein: MKRREFLLHSAAAGAALSAGSAILPRLAAAAAPRAPMDPAVSRELAMRALDAARSAGASYADFRMSGERSQALGTRERQITFFNDADSFGFGVRVLANGAWGFAASRETTPDEVVRVARQAVAQAQANAAARQRPVELAPTEAFPDAKWTSPIQTDPFSVPIEEKVDLLLRANAEALKVNGARFVNSVMFFLKLDKTFASTEGSYIEQTLYRSFPQMSITAVKEDFSDFQTRDSSDVAPRGLGYEHVRDANLPGNAGRWAEEAVRKLSAKAVEPGRYDLVLLPTHLWLTIHESIAHPTELDRIMGFEANYAGTSFIYPITDFLGKFRYGQNFMNIQGERTSPGGLSSIGWDDEGVKPDEFLIIKNGVINDLQTTREQAPWLKDWYAQSGKPVRSHGNSYAQSWDAVQFQRMPNVNLMPHPDRDVSLEELISGVENGIMIDGDGSFSIDQQRYNAQFGGQVYKEIRNGRIVGDLKDVAYQMRTPEFWNSMDLIGGESTYFVGGSFFDGKGQPSQVNAVSHGSPAARFRGVNVINTGRRA; encoded by the coding sequence ATGAAGCGCAGAGAGTTCCTCCTGCACAGCGCGGCCGCCGGTGCCGCGCTGAGCGCGGGATCGGCAATCCTGCCCAGGCTCGCGGCGGCGGCGGCCCCCCGCGCGCCGATGGACCCGGCGGTGAGCCGGGAGCTGGCCATGCGCGCCCTGGACGCCGCCCGCAGCGCCGGAGCCAGCTACGCCGACTTCCGCATGTCCGGCGAGCGCTCGCAGGCGCTGGGTACGCGCGAGCGGCAGATCACCTTCTTCAACGACGCCGACAGCTTCGGCTTTGGCGTGCGCGTGCTTGCCAACGGCGCGTGGGGCTTCGCCGCCAGCCGCGAGACGACCCCCGACGAGGTGGTGCGCGTGGCCCGCCAGGCCGTGGCGCAGGCGCAGGCCAACGCCGCCGCCCGCCAGCGCCCGGTGGAGCTCGCCCCCACGGAGGCGTTCCCCGACGCCAAGTGGACGTCGCCCATCCAGACCGACCCCTTCAGCGTCCCCATCGAAGAAAAGGTCGACCTGCTGCTGCGGGCCAACGCCGAGGCCCTCAAGGTCAACGGCGCCCGCTTCGTCAACTCGGTGATGTTCTTCCTGAAGCTGGACAAGACCTTTGCGTCCACCGAGGGTTCGTACATCGAGCAGACGCTGTACCGGTCGTTTCCGCAGATGAGCATTACCGCGGTCAAGGAAGACTTCAGCGACTTCCAGACCCGCGACAGCAGCGACGTGGCGCCCCGCGGCCTGGGGTACGAGCACGTGCGCGACGCCAATCTGCCGGGCAACGCCGGGCGCTGGGCCGAGGAGGCCGTGCGCAAGCTGTCCGCCAAGGCCGTGGAGCCGGGCCGGTACGATCTGGTGCTGCTGCCGACGCACCTGTGGCTCACCATCCACGAGAGCATCGCGCACCCCACCGAGCTGGACCGCATCATGGGGTTCGAGGCCAACTACGCCGGCACTTCGTTCATCTACCCCATCACGGACTTCCTGGGCAAGTTCCGCTACGGGCAGAACTTCATGAACATCCAGGGCGAGCGCACCTCCCCGGGCGGCCTGTCCAGCATCGGCTGGGACGACGAGGGGGTAAAGCCCGACGAGTTCCTGATCATCAAGAACGGGGTGATCAACGACCTGCAGACCACCCGCGAGCAGGCCCCCTGGCTCAAGGACTGGTACGCGCAGAGCGGCAAGCCGGTGCGCAGCCACGGCAACAGCTACGCGCAGAGCTGGGACGCGGTGCAGTTCCAGCGCATGCCCAACGTGAACCTGATGCCGCACCCGGACCGCGACGTTTCGCTGGAAGAGCTGATTTCCGGGGTGGAGAACGGCATCATGATCGACGGCGACGGCTCGTTCAGCATCGACCAGCAGCGCTACAACGCCCAGTTCGGCGGCCAGGTGTACAAGGAAATCCGCAACGGGCGCATCGTGGGCGACCTCAAGGACGTCGCCTACCAGATGCGCACGCCGGAGTTCTGGAACAGCATGGACCTCATCGGCGGAGAGAGCACGTACTTCGTGGGCGGTTCCTTCTTTGACGGCAAGGGACAGCCGTCCCAGGTCAACGCGGTTTCGCACGGCTCGCCCGCGGCGCGATTCCGCGGAGTCAACGTCATCAACACCGGTCGGAGGGCATGA
- a CDS encoding TldD/PmbA family protein, whose amino-acid sequence MAEPRYLSRADSEALAQKILSYSTADEARVNLNSQTTGNTRFAMNQVSTSGDAYDSSITVSSAFGKKVASATTNRLDDEGLRAVVQTSERLARLVPEDPEYLGELGAQTYVPVEPYFDSTANMTPAQRAQAVRQVAEPAARQGMLSTGFLTHYTGSQAVATKRGLFAYARGTGSSFTTTVRTPDGTGSGWAGGGENDWSKMNIAELGERAIRKAELSRNPKAVEPGEWTVILEPTAVANLVNLMVFGMQARGADEGRSFFSKQGGGNKIGEKFLDERVSIISDPADPRTATTPFTGEGLPNNRTTWVQNGVLKNLVYGRFWAQKNNVQPTGFPGAYAMSGGNSSIEEMIRSTERGLLVTRLWYIRPVDPRTILYTGLTRDGTFLIENGRITSSVKNLRWNESPIFLLNNIDMMSEPVRVTSSEDGDGGSVLVPAIKARDFTFTSLSDAV is encoded by the coding sequence ATGGCCGAACCCCGTTACCTGTCGCGCGCCGATTCCGAGGCGCTCGCGCAGAAGATTCTTTCGTACAGCACCGCCGACGAGGCGCGCGTCAACCTGAACAGCCAGACCACCGGCAACACGCGCTTCGCCATGAACCAGGTGAGCACGTCGGGCGATGCGTACGACTCGTCCATCACCGTGAGTAGCGCGTTCGGCAAGAAGGTGGCGTCGGCCACCACCAACCGCCTGGACGACGAAGGGCTGCGCGCGGTGGTGCAGACCTCCGAGCGGCTGGCCCGCCTGGTGCCGGAAGACCCGGAGTACCTGGGCGAGCTGGGCGCGCAGACGTACGTGCCGGTGGAGCCGTACTTTGACAGCACGGCCAACATGACGCCGGCGCAGCGCGCGCAGGCGGTGCGGCAGGTGGCCGAGCCGGCCGCGCGCCAGGGCATGCTGTCCACGGGCTTCCTGACGCACTACACGGGCTCGCAGGCGGTGGCCACCAAGCGCGGCCTGTTCGCCTACGCCCGCGGCACGGGCAGCAGCTTCACCACCACCGTGCGCACGCCGGACGGAACCGGCAGCGGCTGGGCCGGGGGCGGTGAGAACGACTGGTCCAAGATGAACATCGCCGAGCTGGGCGAGCGCGCCATCCGCAAGGCGGAGCTGTCGCGCAATCCCAAGGCGGTGGAGCCGGGCGAGTGGACGGTGATCCTGGAGCCGACGGCCGTGGCCAACCTGGTGAACCTGATGGTGTTCGGCATGCAGGCGCGCGGCGCCGACGAGGGCCGTTCGTTCTTCAGCAAGCAGGGCGGCGGCAACAAGATCGGTGAAAAGTTCCTGGATGAGCGGGTGAGCATCATCAGCGACCCGGCCGATCCGCGCACCGCCACCACGCCGTTCACGGGCGAGGGGCTGCCCAACAACCGCACCACGTGGGTGCAGAACGGCGTGCTCAAGAACCTGGTGTACGGCCGGTTCTGGGCGCAGAAGAACAACGTGCAGCCCACGGGCTTCCCGGGCGCGTACGCCATGTCCGGCGGCAACTCCAGCATCGAGGAGATGATCCGCAGCACGGAGCGCGGGCTGCTGGTGACGCGCCTGTGGTACATCCGCCCGGTGGACCCGCGCACGATCCTGTACACGGGCCTTACGCGCGACGGAACGTTCCTGATCGAGAACGGCCGCATCACCAGCTCGGTCAAGAACCTGCGCTGGAACGAGTCGCCCATTTTCCTGCTCAACAACATCGACATGATGAGCGAGCCGGTGCGGGTGACGTCGTCGGAGGACGGCGACGGCGGTTCGGTGCTGGTGCCCGCCATCAAGGCGCGCGACTTCACCTTTACCTCGCTCTCCGACGCGGTCTGA